A region of Deinococcus rubellus DNA encodes the following proteins:
- a CDS encoding DUF1684 domain-containing protein, translated as MAETFLTLLDWRRQLQTLYAEVRRLHAAEPQAAHAHWQQVRNRLFAHHPQTPLTPEARADFRALPVWPYDPAYAFTAAVQTDLPPERFVARTSAGHDMPLSRVGRVQLDNGIQALGTLDMYWIDVYGGGLFVPFRDAGSGQTSYGGGRYLLDTVKGADLGGLEDGRLVLDFNFAYHPSCFYDPQWSCPLAPPQNMLGAEVRAGERL; from the coding sequence ATGGCTGAAACGTTCCTGACCTTGCTTGACTGGCGCAGGCAACTCCAGACCCTCTACGCCGAGGTGCGCCGCCTGCACGCCGCCGAGCCGCAGGCCGCCCACGCCCACTGGCAGCAGGTTCGCAATAGGCTGTTCGCCCACCACCCGCAGACGCCGCTGACGCCGGAAGCACGGGCCGACTTTAGGGCGCTGCCAGTGTGGCCGTATGACCCAGCCTACGCTTTCACCGCCGCCGTCCAGACCGATCTGCCGCCGGAGAGATTCGTGGCGCGGACCTCGGCGGGCCACGACATGCCGCTCTCACGGGTGGGCCGTGTCCAGCTCGATAACGGTATTCAGGCGCTCGGCACGCTGGACATGTACTGGATCGACGTGTACGGCGGCGGCCTCTTCGTGCCGTTTCGGGATGCGGGCAGCGGCCAGACCAGCTACGGCGGCGGGCGCTACCTGCTCGACACCGTGAAGGGCGCGGATCTCGGTGGCCTGGAGGACGGGCGGCTGGTGCTGGATTTCAACTTCGCCTACCACCCGTCGTGCTTTTACGACCCGCAGTGGAGCTGCCCGCTGGCCCCGCCCCAGAACATGCTGGGGGCCGAGGTGCGGGCAGGCGAGCGGCTGTGA
- a CDS encoding dienelactone hydrolase family protein, with translation MPTAPLTGEVISFVSEDRTLEGYLARPAVATGPLPGMLVIHEIFGLTDEIKAVAERMAQAGYVALAVDLFANQNKAVCMARMFAGVFADSLDHQGARDTRAALGVLSGLPGVDAGRLGAIGFCLGGSLAIALACTDDRVRAVAPYYGFNPRPLEAVRRACPVVGSYPGQDVTAGQGRALKSELTAAGIANDIKVYPGTRHSFATPGPSFDGVASVDAWNRVMEFFDEHVVGAPGPS, from the coding sequence ATGCCGACTGCGCCGCTGACTGGAGAAGTCATTTCGTTCGTTTCAGAAGACCGCACCCTGGAAGGCTACCTGGCGCGGCCTGCCGTGGCCACCGGCCCCCTGCCGGGCATGCTGGTCATCCACGAGATTTTCGGCCTCACCGACGAGATCAAGGCGGTGGCCGAGCGGATGGCCCAGGCGGGCTACGTGGCGCTGGCGGTGGACCTGTTCGCCAACCAGAATAAGGCCGTGTGCATGGCGCGGATGTTCGCCGGGGTGTTCGCGGACAGCCTGGACCACCAGGGCGCACGCGACACCCGCGCGGCCCTGGGCGTGCTCTCAGGGCTGCCAGGGGTAGACGCTGGGCGGCTGGGGGCCATCGGCTTTTGTCTGGGCGGCAGCCTGGCGATTGCCCTGGCCTGCACCGACGACCGGGTGCGGGCAGTGGCTCCGTACTACGGCTTCAACCCGCGCCCGCTGGAGGCTGTGCGCCGCGCCTGCCCGGTGGTGGGCAGCTACCCGGGACAGGACGTCACCGCCGGACAGGGCCGGGCGCTGAAAAGCGAACTCACGGCGGCAGGCATCGCCAACGACATCAAGGTGTATCCGGGCACCCGCCACTCCTTCGCCACCCCCGGCCCCAGTTTCGACGGCGTGGCGAGCGTGGACGCCTGGAACCGGGTAATGGAATTTTTCGATGAGCACGTGGTGGGCGCACCAGGCCCATCCTGA
- a CDS encoding E3 binding domain-containing protein: protein METIAPLARVLAEANGIEWRSLHGTGEAGLITESDILAYLARVMSGEEDAPLTPVDPMPSPAELAAYSSPELLSRAGVEPELAEFLKAQQGQMQAAAQPVMPERIVAAPMPPEPVMAELEPELLAPLPEVEPVRTEPTQTAPIEVAPLEVEPVEIAAIETAPIEVEPAEVVAAEPEPVPLVAAEQTQDHGTPDHDEFELEDEAPMPPPTVPTAPARPAATGGLLSGLLSSLYRRNDAPKSQPAPVQPTPVQSTPVRPVPVQPTFTPPAIMPAALAQPPVPQPAEIQPPVSLPEVLPELEVAGPVYADVVPPISSDSSFDERLLPPAPVLGEVIEPETMPEVELPVLAEPQSVPTLPALQPYASSSVQPQVAAWSGTYLRRNTDLSALLSAREQLTELLGDLPLTLMVARAAQRHLGLLNLSSLAVANAQGQALSADLSGDLRGGIKALQDAQPSAALNGQVQADLLILDAGALDLDDLHYPHAVTLSLGRVVDGQAALSLNGDIDVQQGARFLAEVSALLGAPVKLLV, encoded by the coding sequence ATGGAGACAATTGCGCCGCTGGCGAGAGTTCTGGCTGAGGCAAACGGAATCGAGTGGCGTTCGCTGCACGGCACGGGCGAGGCGGGACTGATCACCGAGTCCGATATTCTGGCCTATCTGGCCCGCGTCATGAGCGGCGAGGAAGACGCGCCGCTGACACCGGTCGATCCGATGCCCTCGCCCGCCGAACTGGCCGCCTACTCGTCACCGGAACTGCTCAGCCGCGCTGGGGTCGAGCCGGAGCTGGCCGAATTCCTCAAGGCCCAGCAAGGTCAGATGCAGGCGGCGGCGCAGCCCGTCATGCCTGAGCGGATCGTGGCCGCACCAATGCCGCCCGAGCCAGTCATGGCCGAACTGGAGCCGGAACTGCTGGCCCCGCTGCCCGAGGTGGAGCCAGTCCGGACCGAGCCTACCCAAACCGCGCCAATCGAAGTTGCGCCTCTCGAAGTGGAACCCGTCGAAATCGCGGCAATCGAAACCGCGCCAATCGAAGTGGAGCCTGCTGAAGTGGTTGCAGCCGAGCCGGAACCGGTCCCGCTGGTCGCTGCCGAGCAGACGCAGGATCACGGTACGCCCGATCACGACGAGTTCGAGCTGGAAGACGAAGCGCCGATGCCCCCGCCCACCGTGCCTACCGCGCCCGCCAGGCCTGCGGCGACGGGTGGCCTGCTCAGCGGTCTGCTCTCCAGTCTGTACCGCCGCAACGACGCGCCCAAGTCTCAGCCTGCTCCGGTTCAGCCCACGCCAGTTCAGTCGACCCCGGTGCGGCCCGTTCCGGTTCAGCCCACCTTCACGCCGCCCGCCATTATGCCCGCCGCCTTGGCCCAGCCTCCGGTGCCTCAGCCTGCCGAGATCCAGCCCCCGGTCAGCTTGCCCGAGGTGCTGCCGGAACTCGAAGTCGCCGGGCCGGTCTATGCCGACGTGGTGCCGCCGATCAGCAGCGACTCCAGCTTTGACGAGCGCCTGCTGCCGCCCGCCCCGGTGCTGGGCGAGGTCATCGAGCCGGAAACCATGCCGGAAGTGGAACTGCCGGTGCTGGCCGAGCCGCAGAGTGTCCCTACCCTGCCCGCTCTCCAGCCGTATGCCTCGTCGTCAGTCCAGCCGCAGGTCGCCGCCTGGTCCGGCACCTACTTGCGCCGCAATACCGATCTGAGCGCCCTGCTCAGCGCCCGCGAACAGCTCACCGAACTGCTCGGCGACCTGCCACTGACCCTGATGGTGGCCCGCGCGGCCCAGCGTCACCTGGGACTGCTCAATCTCTCCAGCCTGGCAGTTGCCAATGCCCAGGGACAGGCGCTCAGCGCCGACCTCAGCGGCGATCTGCGCGGCGGAATCAAGGCCCTTCAGGACGCTCAGCCCAGCGCTGCGCTGAATGGTCAGGTTCAGGCCGACCTGCTGATTCTCGACGCCGGGGCGCTCGACCTCGACGACCTGCACTACCCGCACGCCGTCACGCTGTCGCTGGGCCGCGTGGTGGATGGTCAGGCCGCCCTGAGTCTCAACGGCGACATCGACGTGCAGCAGGGCGCGCGCTTCCTGGCCGAGGTCTCGGCGCTGCTCGGCGCGCCAGTCAAGCTGCTGGTGTAA
- a CDS encoding NUDIX domain-containing protein, which produces MSRLDYVRDLRALIGLRPVNLAGSCLVVMRGQEIVFQRRSDTGFWELPGGIAELGEELEETARRELLEETGLVAGGLQLLAVISGPVTYVRLPNGDGFFQVSAV; this is translated from the coding sequence ATGAGTAGGCTTGATTATGTCCGTGACCTGCGCGCCCTGATCGGCCTGCGCCCGGTCAATCTGGCGGGCAGTTGCCTGGTGGTTATGCGCGGTCAGGAGATTGTGTTTCAGCGCCGCAGTGACACCGGGTTCTGGGAACTTCCCGGCGGCATCGCTGAGCTGGGCGAGGAGTTGGAAGAGACGGCCCGCCGCGAGTTGCTGGAGGAAACTGGCCTCGTGGCGGGTGGGTTGCAGCTTCTGGCGGTGATCAGCGGCCCCGTGACATATGTCCGTCTTCCCAACGGAGACGGGTTTTTCCAGGTGAGCGCCGTGTAG
- a CDS encoding P1 family peptidase — MNTTLTAVPGFRVGHWTDPVGQTGCTVILPPPEGAVASASFLGPSPATREGVLLSPEKKVERVHGLLLTGGSAFGLSAAGGVVRWLEERGIGHPTHFARVPIVPAAVIYDLGMGDPDARPGEAQGYLAAQAASSEPVNRGRVGAGTGASIGKYLGPAQTAAGGLGSVYLSRHGVSVGVLAVVNPIGDVYSPGGELLAGPGVGPGAAAFAPNDLENTTLIAVVTQHTLSKNDARRLADAAQTALARVIRPSHTYWDGDSAFVLSSAALPEADPLLLGALVQDAVALAVADAVLSQRE; from the coding sequence ATGAACACCACCCTCACCGCCGTTCCCGGTTTTCGCGTGGGCCACTGGACCGACCCTGTAGGCCAGACCGGCTGCACCGTGATTCTGCCGCCGCCGGAAGGTGCGGTGGCCTCGGCCAGCTTCCTCGGCCCCAGCCCGGCCACCCGCGAGGGTGTGCTGCTCTCTCCAGAAAAGAAGGTGGAGCGCGTTCACGGCCTGTTATTGACGGGCGGAAGTGCCTTCGGACTCTCAGCGGCGGGCGGCGTGGTGCGCTGGCTGGAAGAGCGGGGCATCGGCCACCCGACCCACTTTGCCCGCGTGCCCATTGTGCCCGCCGCCGTGATTTACGATCTCGGCATGGGTGACCCAGACGCGCGGCCCGGCGAGGCGCAGGGCTACCTTGCGGCCCAGGCAGCCAGCAGTGAGCCGGTGAACCGGGGCCGGGTGGGGGCCGGAACCGGGGCCAGTATCGGGAAGTATCTCGGCCCTGCGCAGACGGCGGCGGGCGGCCTGGGCAGCGTGTACCTGTCACGGCACGGCGTCAGTGTGGGTGTGCTGGCGGTGGTCAATCCAATTGGCGACGTGTACAGCCCCGGCGGCGAGCTACTGGCCGGGCCGGGGGTGGGGCCGGGCGCGGCGGCCTTTGCGCCCAACGACCTGGAGAACACCACCCTCATCGCCGTCGTGACCCAGCACACGCTCAGCAAGAACGACGCCCGGCGGCTGGCCGACGCTGCCCAGACCGCACTGGCCCGCGTGATTCGCCCCAGCCATACCTACTGGGACGGTGACAGCGCCTTCGTGCTCAGCAGCGCCGCCTTGCCCGAGGCCGACCCGCTGCTGCTCGGCGCACTGGTGCAGGACGCGGTGGCCCTGGCAGTGGCCGACGCAGTGCTGTCACAGCGGGAATGA
- a CDS encoding Glu/Leu/Phe/Val dehydrogenase family protein, which produces MLMFDEMHRRGHEQVTLLSHAPSGLQAVLAIHSTVLGPAIAGCRLVSLDEDLVLKGALALSESMTLKAALTGLNYGGAACVLISPENLLTEEGSDAQGHAREALFRALGRQISHFGGRLILTEDVRVSGQDIAYVAQETTSTMGMNTDTAAATAYGVYRGIKAAARFTLGSESMRNVRVAILGVGTVGRQLAELLHREGARLSVADIQPERAEELRTHLEHVQVLSVDELLDAPCDVLAPCAFGYSIRSQDVSRLQCRLIAGAEHHPLSRTSEELAREAGIAYIPDFAINGAGLIASARNLSAEQAGEQIYGVVSRIVALAEQHHKPPHLVARKLAERRIELIGSLGRA; this is translated from the coding sequence ATGCTGATGTTTGACGAAATGCACCGGCGTGGACATGAACAGGTCACGTTACTCTCGCACGCCCCCAGCGGCTTGCAGGCGGTGCTGGCCATCCACTCGACGGTGCTGGGACCGGCCATCGCCGGATGCCGTCTGGTCTCGCTCGACGAAGATCTGGTGCTCAAGGGCGCGCTGGCACTGAGTGAATCCATGACCCTCAAGGCCGCGCTGACCGGGCTGAACTACGGCGGGGCCGCCTGCGTGCTGATCAGCCCCGAGAACCTGCTGACCGAGGAGGGGAGTGACGCCCAGGGCCACGCCCGCGAGGCGCTGTTCCGGGCGCTGGGCCGCCAGATCAGTCACTTCGGGGGCCGCCTGATTCTGACCGAGGACGTGCGGGTCTCGGGCCAGGACATCGCCTACGTGGCCCAGGAAACGACCAGCACCATGGGCATGAACACCGACACCGCCGCCGCCACCGCTTACGGCGTCTACCGGGGCATCAAGGCGGCGGCGCGCTTCACGCTCGGCAGCGAGAGCATGAGGAATGTGCGGGTGGCGATTCTGGGCGTGGGCACCGTGGGGCGGCAGCTGGCCGAATTGCTGCACCGCGAGGGTGCGCGCCTGAGCGTGGCCGACATTCAGCCGGAGCGGGCCGAGGAACTGCGCACCCACCTCGAACACGTGCAGGTGCTGAGCGTGGACGAGTTGCTCGACGCGCCGTGTGACGTGCTCGCGCCGTGCGCCTTCGGCTACAGCATCCGCAGCCAGGACGTGTCCCGGCTCCAGTGCCGCCTGATCGCCGGGGCCGAACACCACCCGCTCTCGCGCACCAGCGAGGAACTCGCCCGTGAGGCCGGAATCGCCTACATTCCCGACTTCGCCATCAACGGCGCGGGACTCATCGCCTCGGCCCGCAACCTCAGCGCCGAGCAGGCCGGAGAGCAGATCTACGGCGTCGTCTCGCGCATCGTCGCCCTGGCCGAGCAGCACCATAAACCGCCGCATCTGGTGGCCCGCAAGCTGGCCGAGCGCCGCATCGAACTGATCGGGTCGCTGGGCCGGGCCTGA
- a CDS encoding dienelactone hydrolase family protein — protein MPDDRQDLFRYVVEEFAEDYREGEMERREFLRRMTLLGGGAIGARTLLTSLGIAGVSAAELAQAQAAPPQPDQASGAGMVDPQDPSISVGPVTYPANGFTNLAYLARPAGGGAAPGVLVIHENKGLQPHIQDIARRLAKAGYIAMAPDLVSKIGGTAQYLDTARVSSYLAQTSGDEHVTNLLAALKVLEAQPGVQGVGAVGFCFGGGLTWRLATAAPELKATVAFYGPAPDLAKVPDIKAAVLGLYGALDARIDAGIPALEAALKAAGTTYDLKIYDGANHAFNNDTGPNYVKAAADAAWAQTLAWFGQYLKQA, from the coding sequence ATGCCCGATGACCGTCAGGACCTGTTTCGCTATGTCGTTGAGGAGTTCGCCGAGGATTACCGCGAGGGAGAAATGGAGCGCCGGGAGTTTTTGCGGCGCATGACGCTATTGGGCGGCGGAGCGATAGGCGCGCGCACCCTGCTGACCTCACTGGGCATCGCTGGCGTCAGCGCTGCCGAACTGGCCCAGGCCCAGGCCGCGCCGCCCCAGCCGGACCAGGCCAGCGGCGCGGGCATGGTGGACCCGCAGGACCCGTCCATCTCGGTGGGCCCGGTGACTTACCCGGCCAACGGCTTTACCAACCTGGCGTACCTGGCCCGGCCAGCGGGTGGCGGCGCGGCACCCGGCGTGCTGGTCATTCACGAGAACAAGGGCCTACAACCGCACATTCAGGACATTGCCCGCAGGCTGGCCAAGGCCGGGTACATCGCGATGGCCCCCGATCTGGTATCCAAGATCGGCGGCACGGCGCAGTACCTCGACACGGCCCGGGTGTCCAGTTATCTGGCCCAGACTTCCGGCGACGAGCACGTGACCAATCTGCTGGCCGCCCTTAAGGTGCTGGAAGCGCAGCCCGGCGTGCAGGGTGTCGGCGCGGTGGGCTTTTGCTTCGGCGGCGGGCTGACCTGGCGGCTGGCGACGGCTGCGCCCGAACTCAAGGCGACGGTGGCCTTCTACGGCCCCGCACCCGACCTCGCCAAAGTGCCGGACATCAAGGCAGCGGTGCTGGGCCTCTACGGCGCGCTTGACGCCCGCATTGACGCCGGGATTCCCGCGCTGGAAGCAGCCCTCAAGGCGGCCGGAACCACCTACGACCTCAAGATCTACGACGGCGCGAACCACGCTTTCAACAATGACACCGGCCCCAACTACGTGAAGGCCGCCGCCGACGCCGCCTGGGCACAGACGCTGGCCTGGTTTGGTCAGTACCTGAAACAAGCCTGA
- a CDS encoding aldo/keto reductase → MQYRNLGKTGYNVSSISFGAWAIGGTWGEVSEESAMSALHRALDLGINFFDTADVYGDGHSERLIARLRRERPEAFYVATKAGRRLSPHVAGGYNAQNLRGFVERSLQNLETDTLDLLQLHCPPPEVYGRDEVFGVLDSFVQEGLLRAYGVSVETVDEALTAIKHPNVATVQIIFNAFRLKPAEQFFAAAREAGVGILARVPLASGLLTGKMTAQSHFASDDHRSFNRQGEAFDKGETFSGVDFETGLKAVEELRPLVPEGMTLAEFALRWILMFPEVSCAIPGAKNAAQVEANARAAELPPLSGDMMQGVARVYDHLIRPQVQDLW, encoded by the coding sequence ATGCAATACCGCAACTTAGGCAAGACCGGCTACAACGTCTCCAGCATCAGCTTCGGGGCCTGGGCCATCGGCGGCACCTGGGGAGAAGTCAGTGAGGAGAGTGCCATGAGCGCCCTGCACCGCGCCCTCGATCTCGGCATCAACTTTTTTGACACCGCTGATGTGTACGGTGACGGGCACAGCGAACGCCTGATCGCCCGGTTGCGGCGAGAACGCCCGGAAGCCTTCTACGTGGCGACCAAAGCCGGACGCCGCCTCAGTCCGCACGTGGCGGGCGGCTACAACGCCCAGAACCTGCGCGGCTTCGTTGAGCGCAGCTTGCAGAACCTGGAGACGGACACCCTCGACCTGCTGCAACTCCACTGCCCACCGCCGGAAGTCTACGGGCGCGACGAAGTTTTCGGCGTGCTGGATAGTTTCGTGCAGGAAGGACTCCTGCGGGCCTACGGCGTCAGCGTGGAAACGGTGGACGAGGCGCTGACCGCCATCAAGCACCCCAACGTGGCCACCGTGCAGATCATCTTCAACGCCTTCCGGCTCAAGCCCGCCGAACAGTTCTTCGCCGCAGCGCGGGAAGCTGGTGTCGGCATTCTGGCCCGCGTGCCGCTGGCAAGCGGTCTGCTCACCGGAAAAATGACGGCCCAGAGCCATTTTGCTTCAGACGACCACCGCAGTTTCAACCGGCAGGGCGAGGCGTTCGACAAGGGCGAGACGTTCTCCGGCGTGGACTTTGAAACGGGCCTCAAGGCCGTCGAGGAACTGCGCCCGCTCGTTCCCGAAGGAATGACGCTGGCCGAATTCGCCCTTCGGTGGATTCTGATGTTCCCCGAAGTAAGCTGCGCCATTCCGGGAGCCAAAAACGCCGCCCAGGTGGAGGCCAACGCCCGCGCCGCCGAGCTCCCACCGCTGAGCGGGGACATGATGCAGGGTGTGGCACGCGTATACGACCACCTGATCCGGCCCCAGGTTCAGGACCTCTGGTAA
- the udk gene encoding uridine kinase, with protein MTPESLHTPSPQSPPHRSPFVIGVAGGSGSGKTTVTRRVIETVGASGVAVLNQDNYYRDQSDITPEARRAANYDHPAAFDWALLRSHLDALLSGVPIDMPTYDFTQDTRSAQTLTVLPAPVVVLEGFFALYDAELRAKLHLKVFVDADPDVRFIRRLERDTRERGRSQESVIHQYLEYVRPMHLSFVEPTKRYADVIIQHGGLNEPALDMLAARIRAALL; from the coding sequence ATGACACCTGAGTCTTTGCACACTCCCTCTCCGCAGAGTCCCCCTCACCGATCTCCCTTCGTCATCGGGGTGGCGGGCGGTTCGGGCAGCGGCAAGACCACCGTGACCCGGCGCGTCATCGAGACGGTGGGGGCCTCGGGCGTGGCGGTGCTCAACCAGGACAACTACTACCGCGATCAATCGGACATCACCCCCGAAGCGCGGCGGGCCGCCAACTACGACCACCCCGCCGCCTTCGACTGGGCGCTACTGCGCTCTCACCTTGACGCTCTCTTGTCGGGTGTGCCGATTGACATGCCCACCTACGACTTCACCCAGGACACCCGCTCGGCCCAGACCCTGACGGTGTTGCCCGCCCCGGTGGTGGTGCTGGAGGGGTTTTTCGCCTTATATGACGCCGAACTGCGCGCCAAACTGCACCTCAAGGTCTTCGTGGACGCCGACCCCGACGTGCGCTTTATCCGGCGGCTGGAGCGCGACACCCGTGAGCGGGGCCGCAGCCAGGAGAGCGTGATCCATCAGTACCTCGAATACGTGCGCCCGATGCACCTGAGTTTCGTGGAACCCACCAAGCGCTACGCCGACGTGATCATCCAGCACGGCGGCCTCAACGAACCGGCCCTCGATATGCTGGCGGCCAGAATCCGGGCGGCGCTGTTGTAA
- the folE gene encoding GTP cyclohydrolase I FolE, protein MTVYPLISAADEKQEVPGLSGLTHDWLSAIGENPEREGLLKTPHRVAKAWGFLTAGYTKSLHDAAGDAVFEAEGSEMVLVKDIEFYSMCEHHMLPFYGRAHIAYIPDGKILGLSKFARIVDLYSRRLQVQERITAQIADAVEELLAPQGVAVMMEGTHLCMAMRGVQKQNSSTSTSAMRGVFKDDPRTRAEFMSAVQQTLRSR, encoded by the coding sequence TTGACCGTTTACCCACTGATCAGTGCCGCCGACGAAAAACAGGAAGTGCCGGGGCTGTCCGGACTGACCCACGACTGGCTCTCAGCCATCGGCGAGAACCCCGAGCGCGAGGGCCTGCTCAAGACCCCGCACCGGGTTGCCAAAGCCTGGGGCTTTCTGACGGCGGGCTACACCAAGTCCCTGCACGACGCCGCCGGAGACGCCGTGTTCGAGGCAGAAGGGTCCGAGATGGTGCTGGTCAAGGACATCGAGTTCTATTCGATGTGCGAGCACCACATGCTGCCGTTTTATGGCCGCGCCCACATCGCCTACATCCCTGACGGCAAGATCCTGGGCCTGAGCAAATTCGCCCGGATCGTGGATCTCTATTCGCGCCGGTTGCAGGTGCAGGAACGCATCACCGCGCAGATCGCCGACGCGGTGGAAGAACTCCTCGCGCCGCAGGGCGTGGCTGTGATGATGGAAGGCACCCATCTGTGCATGGCCATGCGCGGCGTGCAAAAGCAGAATTCCAGCACCAGCACCTCGGCCATGCGCGGCGTGTTCAAGGACGACCCGCGCACCCGCGCCGAATTCATGAGCGCCGTGCAGCAGACCCTCAGAAGCCGCTGA
- a CDS encoding adenylosuccinate synthase has product MPGIAIIGAQWGDEGKGKITDFLAPKADFVVRYQGGANAGHTVTAKGQTFKLNLLPSGVLHEQTVSVLGDGMVIDPEKFLAERQNLLDGGLNPELRISERAHLVLPHHKYVDGRKDFVGTTGRGIGPAYADRARRVGIRFGDLADLAVLRERVERLLEAKPNSTASAGWGSVSDALGYLLPIRDALVPFVADTGAQLRQAIKDGQNVLFEGAQATLLDLNYGTYPFVTSSHPSVGGILVGAGVSHKAINKVYGVAKAFNTRVGNGPFVTELFGEMEHRLRGDGSQPWDEFGTTTGRARRVGWLDLALLKYAVDVNGLDGLVINKMDVLAGIPTLKVATDYDAAGQPVYREMPGWATTDGADSRGSLPREAQAYLDLIEDTVQCPVVIFSAGPAREQTYGSVTWE; this is encoded by the coding sequence ATGCCCGGAATTGCAATTATTGGTGCCCAGTGGGGCGACGAGGGCAAGGGCAAGATCACCGATTTTCTGGCTCCCAAAGCCGACTTCGTGGTGCGCTACCAGGGCGGGGCCAATGCCGGGCACACCGTCACGGCAAAAGGCCAGACCTTCAAGCTCAACCTGCTGCCCAGCGGCGTGCTGCACGAACAGACCGTCAGCGTGCTGGGCGACGGCATGGTGATCGACCCCGAGAAATTCCTGGCCGAGCGCCAGAATCTGCTCGACGGCGGCCTGAATCCCGAGCTGCGCATCAGCGAGCGCGCCCACCTGGTGCTGCCGCATCACAAGTACGTGGACGGGCGCAAGGACTTTGTCGGCACCACCGGACGCGGTATCGGCCCGGCCTACGCGGACCGGGCGCGGCGGGTGGGGATTCGCTTCGGCGACCTCGCCGACCTCGCAGTGCTGCGCGAGCGGGTCGAGCGCCTGCTGGAGGCCAAGCCCAACTCCACGGCATCGGCGGGCTGGGGCAGCGTCAGCGACGCCCTGGGCTACCTGCTGCCGATCCGTGACGCGCTGGTGCCGTTCGTGGCCGATACCGGGGCGCAACTGCGTCAGGCCATCAAGGACGGCCAGAACGTGCTGTTCGAGGGCGCGCAGGCCACCCTGCTCGACCTCAACTACGGCACCTACCCGTTCGTCACCAGTTCGCATCCCAGCGTGGGCGGCATCCTGGTGGGCGCAGGGGTGAGCCACAAGGCCATCAACAAGGTCTACGGCGTGGCCAAGGCCTTCAATACCCGCGTCGGCAACGGCCCCTTTGTTACCGAGCTGTTCGGCGAGATGGAGCACCGCCTGCGCGGCGACGGCTCGCAGCCCTGGGACGAGTTCGGCACCACCACCGGGCGGGCGCGGCGGGTCGGCTGGCTCGATCTGGCGCTGCTGAAATATGCCGTGGACGTGAACGGCCTCGACGGGCTGGTCATCAATAAGATGGACGTGCTGGCAGGTATTCCGACGCTCAAGGTCGCCACCGACTACGACGCGGCGGGGCAGCCCGTCTACCGTGAGATGCCCGGCTGGGCCACCACCGATGGCGCGGACAGCCGGGGCAGCCTGCCCAGAGAGGCCCAGGCTTACCTCGATCTGATCGAGGACACCGTGCAGTGTCCGGTGGTCATCTTCTCGGCAGGCCCGGCCCGCGAGCAGACCTACGGCTCGGTGACCTGGGAATAG